The following proteins come from a genomic window of Paenibacillus spongiae:
- a CDS encoding HAD hydrolase-like protein yields the protein MQPGSYLEVFSAIDRLGIAANNVWFIGDNASTDIRGGSAAGCRTCLMLT from the coding sequence ATCCAACCTGGAAGTTATCTGGAAGTCTTCAGCGCCATCGATCGGCTGGGAATAGCTGCAAACAACGTTTGGTTTATTGGCGACAATGCTTCAACTGACATTCGTGGAGGATCTGCAGCCGGATGCCGCACGTGCCTCATGCTAACCTGA